From the Anopheles merus strain MAF chromosome 2L, AmerM5.1, whole genome shotgun sequence genome, the window GATCGCGCTGGATTGTGAAATGGTAGGCATTGGACCGGACGGCAAAGAGCACATGCTGGCACGCGTGTCCATCGTGAACGAGCAGGGCGATGTGATTGTCGATTGCTATGTGAAGCCACAGGAAACGGTTACGGATTATAGAACCGAAATCAGTGGAATTCGGCCGGAGCACGTGAATAAGGGTGTAGATTTCAAAACGATCCGTGAACTAGTGAGACAGCTGATTCATGGCAAAATTCTGGTAGGACATGCATTGAAAAACGATCTTATGGTGCTGAACCTAAAACATCCTAAATAGTAAGCTTCATTCTGCAGTGTGCGTATTTTGCGCTAAATACCTACAGTACAGTATCGcttttccctctctttcccTCGCATTACAGCAACATTCGGGACACATCCCGCTACCGTCCAATAGCGAAAAAGGCGGGCTCGTTCGGGACGCCTAGCCTTAAAAGCATCGCGTATGTTTTTCTCCGCGAGGACATTCAAGACGGTTCACACTGCTCGGTGGAGGATGCACGGGCCGCCATGAAGATCTACATGCTGTTTGAGAAGGAGTGGGAAAAATCCGCACTGCCCGCGTGGATCGGAGCGATGGGTAGCGATTAACGGCTGGACGCCCCGCAGTCGCAGCGGTTATGCTTCGACAGATTGCTTCGACTGTTATTGCATTATATTGTCATAGTTATACAATTTTAAGCCTGTTTTTTACTACACAACTTTCCCAGAAGTATTGTTTCCTTCTTTCCGAACATCATCCAACAACACGGTCGGTTCCGGGCGTTTTTAATATTACAAAATAATATCGTTTATTCCTTAACCGCTAACGTGCGTGCGAGGCTCGCCATTCAACCGTCCTGCATGTTTTCCATGTTCTCCAAATCAATTACCGCACCTTCCACCGTCGTATCCGCATCCGGTTTGGCCGCTTTCTTGTCTTTTCGTGATTTTATCATCTTTCTAAAATCTTTGCGATAAAAACGAATGGATAAAACATTCCGATTAAGCTAGCTCCACCCAACCCCACCAAACGGAACTGCGTTACTTACTCTCCAGTTCGCCTTTTAACGGGTCGATGAAACTTTCGAACTCGATTTCCTCCAGCCCTTTAAGCACGTGGTCGGCTGTGAGCGATTTTTGATTCTTTTGCTGCGCTGCCGTGGTGGCCGCCGATGTGAGATACAGGACGAACACGGAAGTTGCCCGGGCTAGCGCGACGCGGCATTCGCTGGAGATTTTCACATCGGCCGGAATCGCTTCCTTGATCAGTCTGGTCACCGATGTGTTGGGCAGGTTCAGATCTTCGATTCGTTCGACCATTGCGGAAGGGAAGGTTTGTGAAGAAAATACGATTTTTTAACACGATACACGAGCGCTTGAAGCAGAATGGAACCAGCTGCCGGAATGTTGTTTACATGGGAATAAAGAGCGCCATTTCCCGTTTGACATTCGGTGCAATATCTATGCACAGTGGGAACTTCACGGTCATTCTTTTCAGCGCGTATATTAAACAAATTTTATTGGCATTTTATAtcaaaatttaatgttttataattttctttattctgtTATGGATGGgactttttcctttttaaaaaataaaacattcagcATACCCGTAGTGC encodes:
- the LOC121592406 gene encoding RNA exonuclease 4, translating into MSQTKEKEISLEEQLSKLSVKELKSQVTRTGNRSNRKSPLLLPAEVTNRIALDCEMVGIGPDGKEHMLARVSIVNEQGDVIVDCYVKPQETVTDYRTEISGIRPEHVNKGVDFKTIRELVRQLIHGKILVGHALKNDLMVLNLKHPKYNIRDTSRYRPIAKKAGSFGTPSLKSIAYVFLREDIQDGSHCSVEDARAAMKIYMLFEKEWEKSALPAWIGAMGSD
- the LOC121592407 gene encoding DNA polymerase epsilon subunit 3 codes for the protein MVERIEDLNLPNTSVTRLIKEAIPADVKISSECRVALARATSVFVLYLTSAATTAAQQKNQKSLTADHVLKGLEEIEFESFIDPLKGELENFRKMIKSRKDKKAAKPDADTTVEGAVIDLENMENMQDG